A genomic region of Dactylococcopsis salina PCC 8305 contains the following coding sequences:
- the ltrA gene encoding group II intron reverse transcriptase/maturase, producing the protein MNTDNRCIKWGDIDWHKAERVVYKLQKRIYKASSRGDVKAVRRLQKLLVKSWSAKVLAVRRVTQDNQGKKTAGVDGVKSLSPVARMKLVNNLKLGSKVKPTRRVKIPKPNGEERPLGIPTMYDRALQALVKLALEPEWEAVFEPNSYGFRAGRSAHDAVTAIFDAIRYKPKYVLDADLAKCFDRINHERLLNKIKTFPTFRKQIRAWLKAGVMEGKEFSPTSEGTPQGGVISPLLANIALHGMENEIKAIAHTFDMKTNNGYQVSASNKRRSVCVIRYADDFVILHESLAVVQRCKEVVSNWLADMGLELKPSKTRIAHTLENYENEKAGFDFLGFNIRQHKVGKYTSGRDTKGRLLGFKTLITPSKESQKKHYRRIAEVIDKHKGQSQATLIANLNRVIRGWCNYFSIGVSSKVFSRLEHLTFWKLWKWGVKRHPNKGKKWVKTKYFRTIRGDKWTFATPREGSNPMVLMKHSQTAIVRHVKVKGDKSPYDGDLIYWSSRMGKHPEMPKRTASLLKKQKGKCAHCGLFFRDGDLLEVDHIAPRSKGGKDEYKNWQLLHRHCHDEKTRTDGSIHHHGTSVKGSNHHPVASIIPEDYQWENDMLVTY; encoded by the coding sequence ATGAACACGGACAACCGATGTATTAAATGGGGCGATATCGATTGGCATAAAGCCGAGAGGGTCGTCTATAAGCTCCAAAAGCGCATCTACAAAGCGTCAAGTCGTGGAGATGTCAAAGCAGTTCGCAGACTCCAGAAATTGTTAGTAAAATCTTGGTCGGCTAAGGTATTAGCGGTGCGTAGAGTTACTCAGGACAATCAGGGCAAAAAGACGGCAGGAGTGGATGGGGTTAAATCCTTGTCCCCAGTAGCACGTATGAAGCTCGTAAATAATCTGAAACTGGGTTCAAAGGTTAAACCAACTCGAAGGGTAAAGATTCCGAAACCTAATGGGGAGGAAAGACCTTTGGGAATACCTACCATGTATGACCGTGCGCTACAAGCGTTAGTAAAACTAGCCTTAGAACCTGAATGGGAGGCGGTCTTTGAACCAAATTCCTACGGGTTTCGTGCAGGGCGGTCAGCCCATGATGCTGTCACAGCTATATTTGATGCCATTCGGTACAAGCCTAAATACGTGCTTGATGCGGATCTAGCTAAATGTTTCGACCGTATCAACCACGAGAGACTCCTGAATAAAATAAAAACCTTTCCCACGTTTCGGAAACAAATTCGGGCGTGGCTCAAAGCAGGGGTAATGGAGGGTAAGGAGTTCTCGCCAACATCTGAGGGTACGCCACAGGGTGGGGTCATTTCTCCACTACTGGCTAACATTGCCCTCCACGGTATGGAAAATGAAATCAAGGCTATCGCTCACACTTTTGATATGAAAACCAATAATGGTTATCAAGTCAGTGCTTCAAATAAGCGGAGGTCTGTATGTGTAATCCGATATGCCGACGATTTCGTTATCCTACACGAGAGCCTCGCCGTTGTCCAGAGATGTAAAGAGGTTGTTTCCAATTGGTTGGCAGACATGGGGCTAGAATTGAAACCGAGCAAAACCAGAATCGCCCACACCCTTGAAAATTACGAAAATGAAAAAGCGGGGTTTGACTTCCTCGGCTTTAATATCCGCCAACATAAGGTGGGTAAATATACATCAGGAAGGGACACAAAAGGGCGACTTTTAGGGTTCAAAACGCTCATCACCCCTAGTAAGGAAAGTCAGAAAAAGCACTATCGGAGGATAGCTGAGGTAATTGATAAGCATAAAGGGCAGTCACAAGCTACTTTGATTGCGAATCTCAACCGTGTTATCCGAGGGTGGTGTAACTACTTCTCAATAGGAGTAAGCTCAAAGGTCTTCTCAAGGCTAGAACATCTGACTTTCTGGAAGTTATGGAAATGGGGTGTAAAACGTCATCCGAATAAAGGAAAGAAGTGGGTTAAAACCAAATACTTCCGAACTATAAGGGGCGACAAATGGACGTTTGCCACACCGCGTGAAGGGTCGAATCCTATGGTGCTAATGAAGCACTCACAAACAGCAATCGTCCGTCATGTCAAAGTTAAGGGGGATAAAAGCCCTTATGACGGCGACTTAATCTACTGGAGTTCAAGAATGGGCAAACACCCTGAGATGCCAAAACGAACAGCGTCGTTGCTCAAGAAGCAGAAAGGGAAGTGCGCTCACTGCGGATTGTTTTTCCGAGATGGAGATTTATTAGAGGTTGACCATATCGCCCCCCGCTCAAAAGGCGGAAAAGACGAGTATAAAAACTGGCAACTACTCCATCGACATTGCCACGATGAAAAGACCAGAACGGATGGGAGTATCCACCATCACGGGACTTCCGTAAAAGGGAGTAATCACCACCCCGTGGCTTCCATTATCCCAGAGGATTATCAATGGGAAAACGATATGCTGGTGACGTACTGA
- a CDS encoding type II toxin-antitoxin system HicB family antitoxin, whose product MIAIRYQMLIIWSNEDHCYIVHLPDFPEQTYRTHGDSYEEAARNGEEVLQLLLEEDGLPHPKPSFVASKM is encoded by the coding sequence ATGATCGCGATTCGATATCAAATGCTAATTATTTGGTCAAATGAAGATCACTGTTATATTGTGCATCTTCCTGATTTTCCAGAACAAACATATCGCACACATGGAGATAGTTATGAAGAAGCGGCGAGAAATGGTGAGGAGGTTTTGCAGCTACTCTTAGAAGAAGATGGACTTCCACACCCAAAACCTAGCTTCGTCGCCTCAAAGATGTGA
- a CDS encoding DNA phosphorothioation-associated protein 4 → MSVHRVRVAKDKASLVQALIREKESRGTFETYADVIMFAAAYGGKHQKYVPITTGISNDPAPISLEIFLSRGYDWAIKLIAIAHWQDTSILSPYEAQAQTQRVTLIEQAANGGLELLGEALRGAVDYSDRLLLVLNQERYRKPNPPPNFDLSRFL, encoded by the coding sequence ATGTCAGTGCATCGAGTGCGAGTGGCGAAAGACAAAGCAAGTTTAGTACAAGCGTTAATTAGAGAGAAAGAAAGCAGAGGGACATTTGAAACCTATGCTGATGTCATCATGTTTGCGGCGGCTTATGGGGGAAAACATCAGAAGTATGTTCCGATCACCACAGGAATTAGTAATGACCCCGCACCGATTAGTTTAGAGATATTTCTCTCACGAGGATATGATTGGGCAATTAAACTGATTGCGATCGCGCATTGGCAAGATACAAGTATTTTATCTCCTTATGAAGCCCAAGCACAAACGCAACGGGTAACACTGATCGAACAAGCAGCAAATGGAGGATTAGAATTACTAGGGGAAGCGTTACGGGGTGCGGTGGATTACAGCGATCGGTTGCTGTTGGTTTTAAATCAGGAACGTTATCGCAAGCCGAACCCTCCTCCGAATTTTGACCTCAGCCGTTTCTTATAG
- a CDS encoding helix-turn-helix domain-containing protein: protein MTKSTTSDYTLRLKNLMEQVGITNFKQLSEQTGVSKKQILHLRRGKIKQMRVEVLLALGSTLGVSVNELIEWFSGETSSPVLSTREQFERESLYIIESWLLQWPTVVSAIEQNPELPAQRVIKLLNPFEKLLKFWRVERIGQVGEVVTYNPQQHQLLSGNVEPEPTVKVRYVGYRHGNKLLYRAKVEPID, encoded by the coding sequence ATGACTAAATCAACAACTTCCGACTATACGCTTAGATTAAAAAATCTAATGGAACAAGTAGGAATTACTAATTTTAAACAGTTAAGTGAACAAACTGGCGTATCGAAAAAGCAAATTCTGCATTTACGTCGGGGAAAAATTAAACAAATGCGGGTAGAAGTGTTATTGGCTTTAGGATCAACTTTAGGCGTGAGTGTCAATGAGTTGATTGAGTGGTTTTCTGGGGAAACCTCCTCTCCTGTGTTATCAACGCGAGAACAGTTTGAACGAGAGAGTTTATACATCATTGAATCTTGGTTATTGCAGTGGCCCACAGTAGTGAGCGCGATCGAGCAAAACCCCGAATTACCAGCCCAACGAGTGATAAAACTACTTAATCCCTTCGAGAAGTTACTCAAATTTTGGCGAGTGGAAAGAATTGGACAAGTGGGGGAAGTTGTCACTTATAATCCTCAACAGCACCAATTGTTATCGGGAAACGTTGAACCCGAACCAACCGTAAAAGTCCGTTATGTTGGGTATCGACACGGAAATAAACTTTTATATCGAGCAAAAGTTGAACCCATAGATTAG
- a CDS encoding alpha/beta fold hydrolase: MNQINVDLGRQRDWVWRGWQVRYTYLRAKRETGKNPPLVLLHGFGAAIGHWRHNLPILSETHTAYAIDWLGFGASRKAVTRYSMDFWSDQLYHFWRTVINSPAIFIGNSLGSLIGLTAASRYPEMAQGLILINLPDTAARSEILPPTVQKLVNGVESLFSAPWLLRGLFPILRSRSVIRRWAKLAYPNVPNLDEELVTILCTPPRDQCASDAFVALVKSALNPHFAPPVKQLLPHLTIPILLLWGERDRFIPPQLARSFVDLNPNLELVMLPKLGHCPHDESPQQFHRVILPWLEKYQFLSQ; the protein is encoded by the coding sequence ATGAATCAGATTAACGTGGATTTAGGAAGACAACGGGATTGGGTTTGGCGCGGTTGGCAGGTTCGTTATACTTATTTACGGGCGAAGCGGGAAACGGGCAAAAATCCGCCGTTGGTGCTGTTACATGGTTTTGGGGCCGCGATCGGGCATTGGCGACATAATCTCCCGATTCTCAGTGAAACGCATACGGCATATGCGATCGACTGGTTAGGATTTGGGGCATCTCGCAAAGCCGTAACCCGCTACAGTATGGATTTTTGGAGTGATCAACTGTATCATTTTTGGCGCACGGTGATTAATTCTCCTGCGATTTTCATCGGTAATTCTTTAGGATCATTAATTGGTTTAACTGCTGCTTCTCGTTATCCAGAGATGGCGCAAGGATTGATTTTAATTAATTTACCTGATACCGCAGCCCGTTCTGAAATTCTCCCGCCAACAGTGCAAAAATTGGTTAACGGGGTAGAATCTCTTTTTTCTGCACCTTGGTTGTTGCGAGGGCTGTTTCCGATTTTACGATCGCGATCGGTGATCCGCCGTTGGGCGAAACTTGCTTATCCCAATGTTCCTAATTTAGACGAGGAACTGGTGACGATTTTATGCACGCCACCTCGGGATCAGTGTGCCTCTGATGCGTTTGTGGCGTTGGTGAAATCAGCGTTGAATCCTCATTTTGCGCCCCCAGTTAAGCAATTATTACCCCATTTAACGATTCCGATTTTACTATTATGGGGAGAGCGCGATCGGTTTATTCCTCCGCAGTTAGCGCGATCGTTTGTTGATCTCAATCCGAATTTAGAATTAGTGATGTTACCGAAATTAGGTCATTGTCCCCATGATGAATCTCCGCAACAGTTTCATCGAGTGATTTTACCTTGGTTGGAAAAGTATCAGTTTCTTTCCCAATAA
- the infC gene encoding translation initiation factor IF-3, translating to MKKKNRNRQLPPINENIRFPEIRVIDSEGEQLGILTPNEAQKIAEEKELDLVLVSDKADPPVCRIMDYGKYKYEQERRAREAKKKQHNAEVKEVKMRYKIDEHDYEVRVNQAKRFLKSGDKVKATINFRGREIQHSDLARELLEKMAIDLKDTAEIQQSPKREGRNMIMLLSPKKE from the coding sequence GTGAAGAAAAAAAACCGCAACCGCCAGCTTCCCCCAATCAACGAAAATATTCGTTTTCCCGAAATTCGCGTCATTGACAGCGAGGGAGAACAACTGGGAATCCTTACCCCTAACGAGGCCCAAAAAATCGCCGAAGAAAAGGAACTCGATTTAGTCCTGGTTAGCGATAAGGCTGATCCCCCAGTGTGTCGCATCATGGACTATGGCAAGTATAAATATGAACAGGAACGTCGGGCAAGAGAAGCGAAAAAGAAACAACACAACGCCGAAGTCAAGGAAGTGAAAATGCGTTATAAAATTGACGAGCATGATTACGAAGTGCGCGTTAACCAAGCTAAACGCTTCCTGAAATCTGGAGACAAAGTAAAAGCCACGATCAATTTCCGAGGGCGAGAAATTCAGCACAGTGATCTGGCGCGAGAATTATTAGAAAAAATGGCGATCGACCTCAAAGACACCGCAGAGATTCAACAGTCGCCAAAACGGGAAGGGCGAAACATGATTATGTTATTGTCTCCGAAAAAAGAATAA
- a CDS encoding carbon dioxide-concentrating mechanism protein CcmK, which translates to MPIAVGVIQTDGFPAVLAAADAMVKTASVTLVSFDKAERAQFYVAIRGQVSEVERSMIAGIEAAEQSYNGTVITHYTIPNPPENLESVMPIAFSDEVEAFRV; encoded by the coding sequence ATGCCAATTGCTGTGGGTGTGATTCAAACGGATGGGTTTCCCGCCGTTTTAGCGGCAGCAGATGCAATGGTCAAAACCGCATCAGTTACCCTGGTTTCTTTCGATAAAGCTGAACGAGCGCAATTTTACGTGGCGATACGCGGTCAAGTATCGGAAGTGGAACGCTCAATGATTGCTGGGATTGAAGCCGCCGAACAATCTTACAACGGAACAGTGATCACTCATTATACAATTCCGAATCCTCCCGAAAACTTAGAGTCAGTAATGCCAATTGCTTTTAGTGACGAGGTAGAAGCATTTCGAGTTTGA
- a CDS encoding Ppx/GppA phosphatase family protein yields MVNTIYPIPTKTLTSENKDSTSDRIIAAIDIGTNSIHMVIVKIEPSLPAFNIIAREKDTVRLGDRDPKTGNLTLDAMERAMSALQRGLELARSFNAEETIAVATSAVREAPNGREFIKTVREQLGLTINLISGPEEARRIYLGVLSAMEFQEQPHVIIDIGGGSTELILGNGHEPRCLSSTKVGAVRLASEFITTDPINNKELKFLQAYIRGRMERPVEELKAKLAPEEVINLVGTSGTIECLAMIHAKEKLNTNPNPLQGYSFSRKDLEDVVKLLASLDINKRADLPGMSGRRAEIIVPGAIILLETMKMLEAESITICERALREGLIVNWMLTHGLIENRLRYQKSVRDRSVINIAQKYQVDLESSQRVANFCLDIFDQIQGILHSWGDREREWLWVAAILHNCGFYISHAAHHKHSYYLIRHAELLGFTENELEIIANIARYHRKSKPKKKHYNYQNLPDKTTKKMVSEVSAMLRLAIALDRRQIGAITALYCHYNEDNQELQLELFPKDVNDDCALELWNLEDKKVIFENEFSVKVVPKLSV; encoded by the coding sequence ATGGTTAACACAATTTATCCAATTCCAACGAAAACATTAACTTCTGAAAATAAGGATTCTACAAGCGATCGAATCATTGCGGCGATCGATATTGGGACAAATTCGATTCACATGGTGATTGTGAAAATTGAACCCTCTCTTCCCGCGTTTAATATCATTGCTCGTGAAAAAGATACCGTCAGATTGGGCGATCGAGACCCGAAAACGGGTAATCTCACGTTAGATGCGATGGAAAGGGCGATGTCCGCTTTACAACGGGGTTTAGAATTAGCGCGGAGTTTTAACGCGGAAGAAACCATTGCTGTCGCCACTAGCGCCGTCAGAGAAGCGCCCAATGGTCGAGAATTTATCAAAACAGTACGAGAACAATTGGGGTTAACCATTAACCTGATTTCGGGACCAGAAGAAGCGCGACGCATTTATTTAGGGGTTTTGTCCGCGATGGAGTTTCAAGAACAGCCCCATGTCATTATTGATATTGGTGGCGGTTCAACGGAATTAATTTTAGGTAATGGTCACGAACCGAGATGTTTAAGTAGTACGAAAGTAGGAGCGGTACGCCTAGCTAGTGAGTTTATTACCACTGATCCCATTAATAATAAAGAGTTAAAGTTTCTACAAGCCTATATTCGCGGACGGATGGAACGTCCAGTAGAAGAATTAAAGGCAAAGTTAGCCCCAGAAGAAGTAATTAACTTAGTGGGAACATCAGGGACGATCGAATGTTTAGCAATGATTCACGCTAAGGAAAAATTAAATACGAATCCCAATCCCTTACAGGGGTATAGTTTCAGTCGCAAAGATTTAGAGGATGTTGTTAAGTTATTGGCAAGTTTAGATATTAATAAACGTGCTGATTTACCTGGAATGTCAGGACGAAGAGCCGAGATTATCGTGCCAGGGGCTATTATTTTATTAGAAACAATGAAAATGCTAGAAGCAGAAAGCATTACGATTTGTGAGCGAGCGTTAAGAGAGGGGTTAATTGTTAACTGGATGTTGACTCATGGCTTGATTGAAAATCGCTTGCGTTACCAAAAATCAGTGCGCGATCGAAGCGTGATTAATATTGCTCAGAAATACCAAGTTGATCTCGAATCGAGTCAGCGTGTGGCTAATTTTTGCCTTGATATTTTTGATCAAATCCAAGGCATATTACACAGTTGGGGCGATCGAGAGCGAGAATGGTTGTGGGTGGCAGCGATTTTACATAACTGTGGTTTTTATATTAGTCATGCGGCTCATCATAAACATTCTTATTATTTAATTCGTCATGCTGAATTATTAGGTTTTACAGAAAATGAACTAGAAATTATCGCAAATATTGCTCGGTATCATCGCAAAAGTAAACCGAAAAAGAAACATTATAACTATCAGAACTTACCTGATAAAACAACAAAAAAAATGGTCAGCGAAGTCAGTGCAATGTTACGGTTAGCTATCGCATTGGATCGCAGACAAATCGGTGCAATAACAGCACTTTATTGTCACTATAATGAAGACAATCAGGAATTACAGTTAGAGTTATTTCCGAAAGATGTTAATGATGATTGTGCTTTAGAACTTTGGAATTTAGAAGATAAAAAAGTTATTTTTGAAAACGAATTTAGTGTTAAGGTCGTTCCGAAACTCTCGGTCTAA
- a CDS encoding carbon dioxide-concentrating mechanism protein CcmK, with protein sequence MSLDAVGSLETKGFPGVLAAADAMVKTGNVTLVGYIRAGSARFTIIIRGDVSEVKTAMDAGINAVDKAYGAALETWVIIPRPHENVECVLPIAYNENVERFRQSTERPLIGSSQNRS encoded by the coding sequence ATGTCTCTAGATGCAGTGGGTAGCCTTGAAACCAAAGGGTTTCCTGGAGTTTTAGCCGCCGCCGATGCGATGGTGAAGACGGGAAATGTCACCTTAGTGGGTTATATCCGTGCTGGTAGTGCGCGGTTTACAATTATTATTCGTGGTGATGTCTCAGAAGTGAAAACAGCGATGGATGCTGGGATTAATGCGGTGGATAAAGCATACGGGGCTGCGTTAGAAACTTGGGTGATCATTCCTCGTCCTCACGAAAATGTAGAATGTGTTTTACCCATTGCTTATAACGAAAATGTAGAACGTTTCCGTCAAAGTACAGAACGTCCTTTAATTGGTTCTTCCCAAAATCGTAGCTAA
- a CDS encoding 4-hydroxybenzoate solanesyltransferase, with amino-acid sequence MVQEYQPPSTWQAIIKLLRWDKPTGRLILMIPALWAVFLAANGMPPFPLVTIIILGSLTTSAAGCVVNDLWDRNLDPQVERTRTRPLASRELSVKVGIVVAVLAFICAAGLAFYLNQVSFFLCVLAVPVIIGYPLAKRVFPVPQLVLSLAWGFAVLISWTAISCDANQGAFWNLTACVERETWLLWTATVLWTLGFDTVYAMADREDDRKIGIRSSALFFGKYAPEAVGVFFLGTAVSLAVLALKTQLQFIFWLTLGVAVCGWGWQYYRLRQKNIPTTLYSSIFRQNVGLGFILLAGMIAGSIF; translated from the coding sequence ATGGTGCAAGAATACCAACCGCCATCGACCTGGCAAGCAATTATAAAACTTTTACGTTGGGATAAACCCACTGGGCGACTGATTTTAATGATTCCCGCATTATGGGCTGTGTTTCTCGCTGCCAACGGAATGCCCCCTTTCCCCCTTGTCACCATTATTATTTTAGGCAGTTTAACCACTTCCGCCGCCGGTTGTGTGGTGAATGACCTTTGGGATCGTAATCTTGATCCGCAAGTGGAACGCACTCGCACTCGTCCCCTTGCGTCTCGTGAGTTATCGGTGAAAGTAGGGATTGTGGTTGCTGTGTTGGCATTTATTTGCGCCGCTGGACTCGCCTTTTATCTCAATCAGGTGAGCTTTTTCTTGTGTGTTCTCGCTGTTCCTGTGATTATTGGTTATCCCCTGGCGAAACGGGTGTTTCCAGTGCCGCAGTTAGTTTTATCCCTTGCTTGGGGCTTTGCAGTTTTGATTAGTTGGACAGCAATTAGTTGTGATGCTAATCAAGGAGCGTTTTGGAATCTTACCGCTTGTGTGGAAAGAGAAACTTGGCTGTTGTGGACGGCAACGGTACTCTGGACGTTAGGCTTTGATACGGTTTACGCGATGGCCGATCGAGAGGACGATCGCAAAATTGGGATTCGTTCTAGTGCCTTATTTTTCGGGAAATACGCCCCAGAAGCAGTGGGAGTCTTTTTTCTGGGAACGGCGGTTTCTCTTGCTGTGCTGGCTCTCAAAACGCAACTCCAGTTTATTTTTTGGCTAACTTTGGGAGTTGCGGTTTGCGGTTGGGGATGGCAATATTATCGTCTTCGACAAAAAAACATTCCGACGACGTTGTATAGTTCGATCTTTCGCCAGAATGTTGGATTGGGCTTTATTTTACTCGCGGGAATGATTGCAGGATCAATTTTTTAG
- a CDS encoding universal stress protein has protein sequence MFKRCLICTDFTDGLDRFASFVPSLSASGVNCLVFLHSVPYWEEGEIPHVDEEKVEAAKKRLQVALENVPDGIEVKVEVPSGRPSDTIPRIVEREKIEIVLAGTPIRSFLQEKVFGSTSLSLARATSAPLMIFRPNQISVYTKEELELRCQHLWRSMLIPYNDSEAAQYLVKQIKNYFENDGASSLEECILLWVINEGGRMPEETVKARQEEAEKRIAEVKQDLESIGLKVETQVRRGNPTVEIINAVMTKDVSAIAVGSDDRGGLLQWTVPSLANEILRSSWYPVLFFSQARS, from the coding sequence ATGTTTAAGCGTTGTCTAATTTGTACGGATTTTACGGACGGCTTAGATCGTTTCGCCTCTTTTGTCCCTAGCCTCAGTGCTTCTGGTGTAAATTGTCTTGTCTTCCTTCATAGTGTTCCTTATTGGGAAGAAGGAGAAATTCCCCACGTTGACGAAGAAAAAGTGGAAGCAGCGAAGAAACGATTGCAAGTTGCTTTGGAAAATGTTCCTGATGGGATTGAGGTGAAAGTAGAAGTTCCCAGTGGACGACCGAGCGATACCATTCCCCGCATTGTGGAACGGGAAAAAATTGAGATTGTTTTAGCAGGGACACCAATTCGTAGTTTTTTACAGGAAAAAGTATTTGGTAGCACCAGTTTAAGTTTAGCGCGGGCAACATCCGCACCGTTAATGATTTTTCGCCCCAATCAGATCTCGGTTTATACGAAAGAGGAATTGGAGTTGCGCTGTCAGCACTTATGGCGATCGATGCTCATTCCCTACAACGACAGCGAAGCCGCGCAATATTTAGTCAAACAGATCAAGAATTATTTTGAAAATGATGGCGCTTCTTCCCTAGAAGAATGTATCCTGCTTTGGGTGATTAATGAAGGCGGACGGATGCCAGAAGAAACCGTCAAAGCACGTCAAGAAGAAGCGGAGAAACGAATTGCAGAAGTAAAACAAGACTTAGAAAGCATTGGCTTAAAAGTAGAGACACAAGTGCGAAGAGGAAATCCGACGGTAGAAATTATTAACGCCGTGATGACAAAAGATGTGAGCGCGATCGCAGTCGGGTCAGACGATCGAGGAGGCTTATTACAATGGACAGTTCCCAGTCTGGCAAACGAAATCCTGCGGAGTAGTTGGTATCCCGTTCTATTTTTCTCCCAAGCTCGATCGTAA
- the fmt gene encoding methionyl-tRNA formyltransferase, translating into MKVVFFGTPNFAVPTLKALLDNSTIDVLAVVTQPDKPKGRGKKLIPSPVKELAIEQNITILQPKRIKKDTTSLQQLREINADAFVVTAYGQILSEEILNMPRLGCINVHGSILPQYRGAAPIQWSLYNGESVVGVTTMLMDVGMDTGAMLLKATTPVGLLENAETVGERLASLGGELLVETLLKWEKGEITATPQADQEATYAPLIKKADYQLDWSKSAIELHNQIRGFYPNCTTSLRGETLKILATVPLGKSYWLQLPSEYQQTRQQWDNLSQETGQAGEIVAIVKKFGAIVQTGEGMLLLSQVQRSGKRPQSGWDFCNGMRLTVGEKLIVD; encoded by the coding sequence ATGAAAGTTGTTTTTTTCGGAACACCTAATTTCGCTGTTCCCACCCTGAAAGCACTACTAGACAATTCGACAATAGATGTTTTAGCAGTGGTGACGCAGCCAGATAAACCAAAAGGGAGAGGGAAAAAATTGATTCCTTCTCCAGTTAAAGAATTGGCGATCGAGCAGAATATTACGATTTTACAACCGAAACGGATCAAGAAAGATACAACTAGCTTACAGCAGTTACGAGAAATCAATGCTGATGCGTTTGTGGTCACTGCTTATGGTCAAATTTTATCTGAGGAAATCTTAAATATGCCTCGTTTGGGTTGCATTAATGTTCACGGTTCGATTTTACCCCAATATCGTGGCGCAGCACCGATTCAATGGAGTCTCTACAATGGGGAATCGGTGGTGGGAGTAACGACGATGTTGATGGACGTGGGAATGGATACTGGCGCAATGTTATTGAAGGCGACAACCCCAGTGGGATTATTGGAGAATGCGGAAACGGTGGGAGAAAGGTTAGCCAGTCTTGGCGGTGAGTTACTGGTGGAAACGTTGTTGAAGTGGGAGAAAGGAGAAATTACAGCGACTCCTCAAGCGGATCAGGAAGCGACTTATGCACCGTTGATTAAAAAGGCGGATTATCAGTTAGATTGGTCGAAAAGCGCGATCGAGCTTCATAATCAAATCAGAGGATTTTATCCCAATTGCACAACCTCCCTGCGTGGAGAAACCCTCAAGATTTTGGCAACTGTTCCTTTAGGAAAATCCTACTGGTTACAACTTCCGTCGGAGTATCAACAAACACGTCAACAGTGGGATAATCTCAGCCAAGAAACTGGACAAGCTGGGGAAATCGTGGCGATCGTGAAAAAATTCGGTGCGATCGTGCAAACGGGAGAAGGAATGCTATTACTGTCTCAAGTCCAACGTTCTGGTAAGCGTCCTCAGTCTGGTTGGGATTTTTGTAATGGAATGCGTTTAACGGTGGGAGAAAAGTTGATTGTTGATTGA
- a CDS encoding NblA/ycf18 family protein: MELSLEQEFNVRSFENQVKHMSREQAQAFLVQLYEQMLTRENMYKEFLKHEWGIDQGYSA, encoded by the coding sequence ATGGAATTATCCTTAGAACAAGAATTCAATGTTCGATCGTTTGAAAACCAAGTCAAACACATGAGTCGAGAACAGGCACAAGCGTTTCTCGTGCAACTCTATGAACAGATGCTAACACGAGAAAATATGTACAAAGAATTTCTCAAACACGAATGGGGAATTGATCAAGGCTACTCAGCATAA